Proteins from one Ricinus communis isolate WT05 ecotype wild-type chromosome 9, ASM1957865v1, whole genome shotgun sequence genomic window:
- the LOC8286885 gene encoding major allergen Pru ar 1, producing MGVLTFEKEIKTAVPQATMFKVFVLESHTLIPKILPNISIEILEGNGGPGSIKKTSFTEGGDTKYIKTKVEALDKDNFTYSYTIIGGEPWSDNIEKVCYEIKILASPDGGSICKSSSKYYPKEGCQLDEEKIKTGAEKAFGMFKAIETHLLTNPDACN from the exons ATGGGTGTTTTGACTTTTGAGAAGGAGATCAAGACTGCAGTTCCACAGGCCACCATGTTCAAGGTCTTTGTCCTTGAATCCCATACCCTTATCCCTAAGATTTTGCCTAATATCAGCATAGAGATCCTCGAAGGAAATGGAGGGCCTGGAAGCATCAAGAAAACCAGTTTCACTGAAG GCGGTGATACTAAGTATATTAAGACTAAAGTTGAAGCATTAGACAAAGACAATTTTACATACAGCTATACTATTATTGGAGGCGAGCCATGGAGCGATAACATAGAAAAAGTTTGTTACGAGATCAAAATATTGGCTTCTCCTGATGGAGGATCCATTTGCAAGAGCAGCAGCAAGTACTATCCAAAGGAGGGGTGTCAGCTCGATGAAGAGAAAATCAAGACCGGAGCAGAGAAGGCCTTTGGCATGTTCAAGGCTATTGAAACTCATCTCTTGACAAATCCTGACGCATGCAACTAA